A stretch of the Cheilinus undulatus linkage group 11, ASM1832078v1, whole genome shotgun sequence genome encodes the following:
- the LOC121518010 gene encoding dual specificity protein phosphatase 7-like: MSNVTPSKSVEWLQLELESGGTSLLLLDCRSHELYESSHIESAINLAIPGLMLRRFKKGNIPIRTIIPNHQDKEKFVKRCKTDTVVLYDESTVDWQECGAPASVLGLLLQKLWEDGCQAFYLEGGFVKFHTEYPEHCETLLDSSCPSSSPPLSVLGFGNLRISSDCSDGESDREPNSATESEESPVPSNQPAFPVQILPYLYLGCAKDSTNLDVLGQYNIKYILNVTPNLPNMFEHDGHFRYKQIPISDHWSQNLSQFFPEAISFIDEARSQQCGILVHCLAGISRSVTVTVAYLMQRLNLSLNDAYDFVKRKKSNISPNFNFMGQLLDFERTLGLHSPCDNRSTSKEQLYFTTPTNHNVFQLDTLEST, from the exons ATGTCTAATGTGACGCCGAGTAAAAGCGTGGAATGGCTGCAACTCGAGTTAGAGTCCGGAGGCACTTCTCTGCTCCTGCTGGACTGCCGTTCACATGAGCTTTATGAATCGTCCCACATAGAGTCCGCCATAAACCTGGCCATCCCGGGACTGATGCTCCGGAGGTTCAAAAAGGGTAACATACCCATCAGAACTATCATCCCCAACCACCAGGATAAAGAGAAGTTCGTAAAACGGTGCAAGACGGACACGGTGGTCCTGTACGATGAAAGCACCGTGGACTGGCAAGAATGTGGAGCACCAGCATCGGTTTTGGGTCTACTTCTTCAAAAACTGTGGGAAGACGGCTGTCAAGCGTTTTACTTAGAAG GTGGATTTGTAAAATTCCACACAGAGTACCCAGAGCATTGTGAAACCCTCCTCGACAGCTCCTGTCCCAGCTCCTCTCCTCCGCTGTCTGTCCTGGGATTTGGAAATCTCCGGATCAGTTCAGATTGTTCAGATGGAGAGTCTGACAGAGAGCCAAACAGTGCCACAGAGTCAGAGGAGAGCCCTGTTCCCAGCAATCAGCCTGCCTTTCCTGTCCAGATCTTACCTTACCTTTACCTGGGCTGTGCCAAAGACTCCACTAACCTAGATGTACTGGGCCAATATAACATCAAGTACATCCTGAACGTAACACCCAATCTCCCCAACATGTTCGAGCATGACGGCCACTTCAGGTACAAACAAATTCCAATTTCGGACCATTGGAGTCAAAACCTGTCCCAGTTCTTCCCAGAGGCCATATCATTTATAG ATGAGGCTCGGTCTCAGCAGTGTGGCATCCTGGTCCATTGCCTGGCCGGTATCAGCCGCTCAGTCACTGTCACCGTGGCCTACCTGATGCAGAGGCTCAACCTCTCTCTCAATGACGCTTATGACTTTGTCAAGAGGAAAAAGTCCAACATTTCCCCAAACTTCAACTTCATGGGACAACTCCTGGACTTTGAGAGGACGCTGGGGCTGCACAGCCCCTGTGACAACCGATCCACCAGTAAGGAGCAGCTCTACTTCACCACACCGACCAATCACAACGTCTTCCAGCTGGACACGCTTGAGTCTACATGA
- the LOC121518228 gene encoding 5-aminolevulinate synthase, nonspecific, mitochondrial-like, with translation MDTVIRRCPFLTAVPSVCLQLAGKSSLVSYAQKCPVMMDLATRPLARALSSSASASKGTPTNDDQKCGVKLPSGHVPPPACWPAGSKCPFLAAEMVQNNNRVVKEVSTELQEDVQGVHSICTGKTDVEISVVDLIEADKANIRAPKDYCKPKSSEVSHLLKDNLPKAVTFKYDKFFEKKIESKKTDHTYRVFKTVNRRALSFPMADDYSESLHVKRDVSVWCSNDYLGMSRHPKVTQAIMDTLRKHGAGAGGTRNISGTSKFHVELEHELADLHGKDAALLFTSCFVANDSTLFTLAKMLPGCEIYSDAGNHASMIQGIRNSGVKKFIFRHNDVNHLRELLEKSDPSTPKIVAFETVHSMDGAVCPLEEMCDIAHKFGAITFVDEVHAVGLYGSRGGGIGDRDRVMHKMDIISGTLGKAFGCVGGYIASTSALVDTVRSYAAGFIFTTSLPPMLLAGARESIKVLKSEEGGVLRRKHQRSVKLLRQMLMDSGLPVVPCPSHIIPVQVSDAEKNTEICDIMMARYNIYVQAINYPTVAKGEELLRIAPTPLHTPQMMNYFVDRLVKTWKEVGLELRSHSSAECNFCQQPLHFELMSEREKSYFRGLSHPISAVA, from the exons ATGGACACAGTGATTCGCCGGTGCCCTTTCCTTACTGCTGTGCCCAGTGTGTGCCTGCAGCTGGCTGGGAAGTCGTCGCTGGTGAGCTATGCCCAAAAATGCCCGGTGATGATGGATCTGGCCACCAGACCTCTGGCCAGAGCTCTGTCCTCTTCAGCTTCTGCATCCAAAGGCACTCCAACAAATGATG ATCAGAAGTGTGGAGTCAAGCTGCCCTCAGGTCATGTTCCCCCTCCTGCTTGCTGGCCTGCAGGCTCAAAATGTCCTTTCCTGGCTGCAGAAATGGTGCAGAACAATAACAGGGTAGTAAAGGAGGTCAGCACGGAGCTGCAAGAGGACGTCCAAGGAGTGCATTCTATCTGCACAG gGAAAACAGATGTGGAAATTTCAGTTGTGGATCTTATTGAGGCAGACAAGGCCAACATAAGAGCTCCAAAAGATTATTGTAAACCCAAATCCAGTGAAGTGTCTCACCTGCTAAAAGATAATCTGCCTAAGG ctgtaaCCTTCAAGTATGAcaagttttttgaaaagaagattGAGAGCAAGAAGACAGATCACACGTACAGAGTTTTTAAGACAGTGAACCGGCGCGCTCTGTCGTTCCCCATGGCAGACGACTACTCAGAGTCTCTTCACGTGAAGAGAGATGTGTCTGTGTGGTGCAGTAACGACTATCTGGGCATGAGCCGTCACCCTAAAGTCACGCAGGCTATCAT GGACACTCTGCGAAAACACGGTGCTGGTGCAGGAGGGACACGAAACATTTCAGGGACAAGCAAATTCCATGTGGAGCTCGAACATGAGCTGGCTGACCTACATGGAAAAGATGCTGCACTGCTCTTTACTTCCTGCTTTGTAGCAAATGACTCCACATTGTTTACATTGGCAAAAATGCTACCAG GTTGTGAAATCTACTCCGATGCTGGAAACCATGCCTCAATGATTCAGGGTATAAGAAACAGCGGGGTCAAGAAATTTATCTTTCGTCACAATGATGTGAACCACTTACGAGAACTGCTTGAGAAATCTGACCCCTCCACTCCAAAGATTGTTGCTTTTGAGACAGTCCACTCCATGGATG GTGCAGTGTGTCCCCTAGAAGAGATGTGTGACATTGCTCACAAGTTTGGGGCCATAACCTTTGTGGACGAGGTTCATGCTGTGGGCCTGTATGGGTCCAGAGGAGGAGGGATTGGGGACAGAGACAGAGTCATGCACAAGATGGACATCATCTCTGGTACCCTTG GCAAAGCATTTGGCTGTGTGGGTGGCTACATCGCCAGCACTAGCGCCCTTGTGGACACGGTGCGCTCCTACGCTGCAGGCTTCATCTTTACCACCTCTCTGCCCCCGATGCTGCTGGCAGGGGCGAGGGAGTCTATCAAAGTCCTAAAGAGTGAGGAGGGTGGAGTGCTCAGGAGGAAACATCAGAGGAGCGTTAAGCTGCTCAGACAAATGCTAATGGACTCTGGACTTCCTGTTGTCCCCTGCCCGAGCCACATCATTCCTGTACAG GTGTCAGATGcagagaaaaatacagagaTCTGTGACATCATGATGGCTCGTTACAACATCTATGTCCAGGCAATCAACTATCCAACTGTGGCAAAAGGAGAAGAGCTACTTCGCATCGCCCCCACACCACTTCATACACCCCAAATGATGAACTACTTTGTCG ACCGGCTAGTGAAGACGTGGAAGGAGGTTGGTTTGGAGCTGAGATCACACTCCTCAGCAGAGTGCAACTTCTGCCAGCAGCCTCTTCACTTTGAGTTGATGAGCGAGAGGGAGAAGTCGTACTTCAGAGGCCTCAGTCACCCCATATCTGCTGTAGCTTGA
- the spo11 gene encoding meiotic recombination protein SPO11, translating to MVSRAEELFYEVDKLRAQLLYNVERNTDSQSVEEDVSRRDILSRIENVILGIVTSLSKDEAPVLALPNRSSWTNVSFDSAVGLQMCSGSSVTTIRSNSASSVTKFAQIMKILMVIYKLVQSNSYSTKRDIYYNDTQLFGSQRTVDSIVDDVSCMLKVPRRSLHVLATSKGLICGDLCYLEEDGTRIDCHSSSAAVAVSSNIGGIKNIVSSAKFVLIVEKDATFQKLLDEDFCTKLSPCIIITGKGVPDVNSRLMVRKLWDTLHVPIFALVDADPHGIEIMCIYKYGSVSMSFEAHSLTVPSVMWLGLLPSDLRRLRVPEDALIPLTNRDENKLSSLLQRPYLTSQPDWQKEMELMQQSKVKAEIQSLAAIGPDFLTSIYLPNKLRYGGWV from the exons CAGGGACATTTTAAGCCGCATTGAAAATGTAATCCTTGGAATAGTGACAAGTCTGTCCAAAGATGAGGCCCCAGTCCTGGCACTGCCCAACAGATCCAGCTGGACCAACGTCAG TTTTGACAGTGCTGTTGGGCTTCAGATGTGTTCAGGAAGTTCTGTCACCACCATTAGAAGCAACAGTGCTTCGTCTGTCACTAAATTTG CACAAATTATGAAGATTCTGATGGTCATCTACAAACTTGTACAGAGCAACTCTTATTCTACTAAAAG AGACATCTATTACAATGATACACAGTTGTTTGGTTCACAAAGGACTGTTGATAGTATTGTGGATGATGTGTCCTGCATGCTCAAGGTTCCTCGAAGATCTCTACACGTG TTGGCCACTTCCAAAGGCTTGATCTGTGGTGATCTGTGTTATTTGGAGGAGGATGGTACAAGGATTGACTGCCACTCTAGCTCTGCA GCTGTTGCAGTTTCATCAAACATTGGTGGGATTAAAA ATattgtgtcatctgcaaagtTTGTTTTGATAGTGGAGAAGGATGCAACATTTCAGAAACTACTGGATGAAGACTTCTGCACTAAGCTCTCTCCCTGCATCATTATTAca GGTAAAGGCGTGCCAGATGTGAACAGCAGGCTGATGGTGAGAAAGCTTTGGGACACTCTACATGTCCCCATCTTTGCCCTGGTGGATGCTGACCCTCATG GGATTGAGATCATGTGTATCTACAAGTACGGATCAGTG TCCATGTCGTTTGAGGCCCACAGCCTGACCGTCCCTAGCGTTATGTGGCTAGGCCTCCTCCCCTCTGACCTCCGGAG GCTGCGGGTGCCTGAGGATGCGCTGATCCCTCTCACAAACAGGGATGAAAATAAGCTCAGTAGTCTCCTCCAAAGGCCGTACCTAACCAGCCAACCAGACTGGCAGAAGGAG ATGGAGCTGATGCAGCAGAGTAAGGTCAAGGCTGAAATCCAGTCCCTGGCAGCTATTGGCCCTGATTTCCTCACCAGCATCTACCTGCCTAATAAGCTGCGTTACGGAGGATGGGTGTGA